A portion of the Carya illinoinensis cultivar Pawnee chromosome 11, C.illinoinensisPawnee_v1, whole genome shotgun sequence genome contains these proteins:
- the LOC122281724 gene encoding homeobox protein BEL1 homolog encodes MAREHCEGKSGNMVSSAGFCYSDVSSSNPNIQNHLVNQIQGFESNHEMFNLTTGMDMIGFSKNLHQQSDSDSIMWKGFFGKSQSHPGPSSSKTINESTSAFYQHEFNKPDFTTGISETSSENLIVAAQESGAWQENRLLVDDSSLRCVFPCEGNERPSQGLSLSLCSSNPSTIGVQSFELRHSNHHRQDQQDDMRFVASSSRDGFYGKSSNIQQQQIMQDGSLGKASNLHQEQFQLRNSKYLAPAQELLNEFCSLGAKQTDPLKQMPHEAKQWEEDNAGNSSRKQALHSLEYMELQKRKTKLLSMLEEVERRYRHYCNQMKAVVSSFEAVAGQGAATVYSALASKAMSRHFRCLKDGIVGQIQATKRARGEKDTAAPGTTRGETPRLRILDQTLRQQRAFQQMGMMESHPWRPQRGLPEGSVSVLRAWLFEHFLHPYPSDVDKHILARQTGLSRSQVSNWFINARVRLWKPMVEDMYVEETKEQDNNLTSPDGITDLDENGRQNRTRIEDQKPTQDQLVRIDSECLSSIISTNQDKNHSKASTKAFQNHHIHWHQQHGFGRVPEGYGAMELDFSSYNQHPAGAVSYGNNTSATQNINSGGVSLTLGLQQHGGSGVSLAFSPASQGSLFYDRDHVDECQTVQYSLLDSEGQNLPYRNLMGAQLLHDLAG; translated from the exons ATGGCTCGAGAACACTGTGAAGGTAAATCCGGGAACATGGTTTCTTCAGCTGGCTTTTGTTACTCGGATGTTTCATCGAGTAACCCGAACATTCAGAATCATCTGGTGAACCAGATCCAAGGCTTTGAGTCCAACCATGAGATGTTCAACTTGACCACTGGCATGGATATGATAGGGTTTTCAAAGAATCTACACCAACAGAGTGACAGTGACTCAATCATGTGGAAAGGGTTCTTTGGAAAGTCTCAAAGCCACCCTGGTCCATCCTCTTCAAAGACGATCAACGAGTCTACAAGTGCTTTTTATCAGCATGAGTTCAATAAGCCTGATTTCACAACTGGTATTTCTGAAACAAGTAGCGAGAACCTAATAGTTGCAGCACAAGAATCTGGAGCTTGGCAGGAGAATAGACTGCTCGTCGATGATTCTTCTTTGAGATGTGTGTTTCCTTGTGAAGGAAATGAAAGGCCAAGTCAAGGTCTTTCACTTTCTCTTTGTTCAAGCAATCCTTCAACTATAGGGGTACAATCCTTTGAGCTAAGGCACAGTAATCATCACCGTCAAGACCAACAAGATGATATGAGGTTTGTTGCTTCAAGTTCTAGAGATGGGTTTTACGGAAAATCATCCAACATCCAACAGCAACAAATAATGCAAGATGGGTCATTAGGAAAAGCTTCAAATCTTCATCAAGAGCAGTTCCAGCTCAGGAACTCGAAGTATTTGGCCCCTGCACAGGAACTTCTGAATGAGTTCTGTAGCCTTGGAGCAAAGCAAACTGATCCACTGAAGCAAATGCCCCATGAGGCCAAGCAGTGGGAAGAGGATAATGCGGGCAATTCTTCCAGAAAGCAGGCTCTCCACTCCCTCGAATACATGGAATTGcagaaaagaaagacaaaattGCTTTCAATGCTGGAAGag GTGGAAAGAAGGTACAGGCACTATTGTAATCAAATGAAGGCAGTGGTGTCGTCTTTCGAAGCCGTGGCTGGCCAAGGGGCAGCGACGGTCTACTCTGCGTTGGCTTCAAAAGCCATGTCAAGGCATTTCAGATGTTTGAAAGATGGGATTGTGGGTCAGATTCAGGCAACCAAGAGAGCCAGGGGTGAAAAGGATACTGCTGCACCCGGCACAACCAGAGGCGAAACACCAAGGCTTAGGATTCTTGACCAAACACTGAGGCAACAGAGGGCGTTTCAGCAAATGGGCATGATGGAGAGCCATCCATGGAGACCCCAACGCGGCCTTCCCGAGGGATCCGTTTCTGTTCTCCGAGCGTGGCTTTTTGAGCATTTTCTCCACCC GTACCCAAGCGACGTTGATAAACATATCTTAGCCCGCCAAACTGGTCTCTCAAGAAGCCAG GTATCCAATTGGTTCATTAATGCAAGGGTGAGGCTGTGGAAGCCCATGGTTGAAGATATGTACGTAGAGGAGACAAAAGAGCAAGACAACAACTTGACTTCCCCGGATGGAATTACAGATCTTGATGAGAACGGCCGGCAAAATCGAACACGCATTGAGGATCAAAAACCTACCCAGGACCAACTTGTCCGAATAGACTCTGAGTGCCTCTCATCCATCATCAGCACTAACCAGGACAAAAATCACTCTAAAGCCAGTACTAAAGCCTTTCAAAACCACCATATCCACTGGCACCAACAACACGGTTTCGGGCGTGTCCCCGAGGGATATGGGGCGATGGAGCTGGACTTTTCATCTTATAATCAACACCCGGCTGGTGCGGTGTCTTATGGCAATAACACTAGTGCTACTCAGAATATAAACAGTGGTGGTGTGTCTTTGACATTAGGGTTGCAGCAGCATGGTGGGAGTGGGGTGAGCTTAGCCTTCTCGCCTGCCTCGCAAGGTTCTCTGTTTTATGATAGAGACCACGTTGATGAATGCCAAACAGTTCAGTACTCACTTCTTGATAGCGAAGGACAGAATCTCCCGTACAGAAATTTGATGGGAGCGCAGCTGCTCCACGACTTGGCTGGATAG
- the LOC122281673 gene encoding BTB/POZ domain-containing protein At1g63850-like, with product MAAATTTTTHLKAQTQHTKPKRRKCRETTISATATSDSTGHSSRKLNPPLIQTPDHHPWCYPASRPVPSPPPPPPSPPPQPSNPRRATNSKQDSINSSSLSSSSDSPSTFRIRFSPGSLSPVMDFTPTTMNDRDTFSSGFTKFNSVLTAGLLNPMSPPPPPDKAIRSSPTLLEMMASELDLHHSRTQIPPQNAVVPVPKPQLPQISPQDQQALTMQRISEILSTRSPGNQFNDSTSSDIKLTLSSKDGISVSMNLHRQILVAHSRFFSVKLSELWTKPQRLAGSPYVVEIADCDDVEVYIETLRLMYCKDLRKKLMKEDVLRVLGILKVSAAIGFDAGVLSCLEYLEAAPWAEDEEEKVASLLSELRLDSVGAGEVLKRVSIDVANGADDGKDNEEVLLKLLHVVLEGKDEKARREMKGLVLKMLRENSSQNDLRKESLYSACDGCLQLLCHHFMQAAGSDLQDVGQIARQADNLHWILDILIDRQIAEDFLRTWASQSELSAAHSKVAAVHRFEVSRVTARLFVGIGKGQLLASKDVRCLLLRTWLEPFYDDFGWMRRASRGLDRHLIEDGLSNTILTLPLSWQQDILLAWFNRFLNSGEDCPNIQRGFEVWWRRAFWRRNGEQERQRPLRITTATVEN from the exons ATGGCTGCGGCAACTACGACCACTACTCACCTTAAAGCCCAAACCCAACACACCAAGCCCAAACGCCGCAAGTGCCGCGAGACTACCATCTCCGCTACTGCCACTTCCGACTCTACAGGACACTCCTCTCGGAAGCTCAACCCACCCCTCATTCAAACCCCTGACCACCACCCCTGGTGCTATCCCGCTTCGAGACCCGTCCCAAGTCCTCCACCTCCTCCCCCATCTCCTCCGCCTCAACCTTCGAATCCCCGACGTGCAACGAACTCGAAACAGGACTCCATTAACTCGTCCTCACTTTCATCATCTTCCGATTCACCATCGACCTTCAGGATCAGATTCTCTCCGGGTAGTCTATCGCCGGTCATGGACTTTACACCCACCACAATGAACGACCGGGATACGTTTTCTTCCGGCTTTACCAAATTTAACTCGGTCCTCACCGCCGGGCTTCTCAACCCAATGTCACCACCTCCTCCACCCGACAAGGCGATCCGATCCAGTCCGACCCTTCTCGAAATGATGGCCAGTGAGCTCGATCTCCATCACTCTAGAACCCAGATCCCACCCCAAAACGCAGTCGTACCAGTCCCCAAACCGCAACTCCCCCAAATCTCACCCCAGGACCAGCAAGCCCTGACAATGCAGCGAATCTCCGAGATCTTATCGACCCGCAGCCCTGGAAACCAGTTCAACGACTCAACCTCGAGCGACATAAAGCTCACCTTGAGCTCCAAGGATGGCATCAGTGTCTCCATGAATCTCCACCGTCAGATTCTCGTCGCGCACAGCCGGTTCTTTTCGGTCAAGTTGTCTGAGCTGTGGACGAAGCCGCAGAGATTAGCAGGGTCGCCGTACGTCGTGGAGATTGCGGACTGCGACGACGTCGAGGTTTACATCGAAACCTTGAGGTTGATGTACTGTAAGGATCTGAGGAAGAAGCTTATGAAAGAGGATGTTCTCAGAGTTCTTGGCATCTTAAAG GTATCGGCTGCAATTGGGTTTGATGCTGGGGTTTTGTCTTGCTTGGAGTACTTAGAAGCTGCGCCGTGGGCAGAGGATGAAGAAGAGAAGGTGGCTTCGTTATTGTCAGAACTCCGCCTTGACAGTGTCGGAGCTGGGGAAGTTTTGAAAAGGGTTTCAATTGACGTTGCTAATGGAGCTGATGATGGTAAAGACAATGAAGAAGTGCTGCTTAAACTTTTACATGTAGTTCTTGAAGGTAAAGACGAGAAGGCAAGGCGAGAAATGAAGGGGTTGGTATTGAAGATGCTTCGTGAGAATTCTTCGCAAAATGACCTGCGGAAAGAATCATTGTACTCGGCTTGTGATGGGTGTTTGCAATTGCTTTGCCACCATTTTATGCAGGCAGCCGGGTCGGACTTACAGGATGTGGGCCAGATTGCGCGACAAGCAGATAATTTACATTGGATTTTGGATATTCTGATCGATAGGCAGATAGCTGAGGATTTTTTGAGAACATGGGCATCACAATCTGAATTGTCTGCTGCACATTCTAAAGTGGCCGCAGTTCATAGGTTTGAGGTTAGCAGAGTTACAGCACGGCTATTTGTTGGGATTGGGAAGGGGCAGCTATTGGCTTCTAAAGATGTGAGGTGCTTGCTACTGAGGACATGGCTAGAGCCATTTTATGATGATTTCGGATGGATGAGGAGGGCATCAAGAGGCCTTGACCGTCACTTAATAGAAGATGGTCTTAGTAACACCATTCTCACTCTGCCTCTCTCTTGGCAACAGGATATTTTGCTTGCTTGGTTTAATCGTTTCCTGAATTCGGGTGAAGATTGTCCAAACATACAAAGAGGTTTTGAAGTTTGGTGGAGGAGGGCTTTTTGGAGACGAAATGGTGAGCAGGAAAGACAACGACCATTACGAATTACAACTGCAACTGTTGAAAACTAG